In Zonotrichia leucophrys gambelii isolate GWCS_2022_RI chromosome 27, RI_Zleu_2.0, whole genome shotgun sequence, the genomic window taaagtCCACAGAGACTGGCTAGTGCTGATGGGAGCAACAAGGAATTGTTGTTAGTGGTTGGATAAATGTGATGCATTTGTTTGAGTTGACTCACAGCCACCTCTAGATTTACATAGCTTGGAAAGCATTTCTATATAAACCCAGATATCCTACAGAAATATCAAGATCTGGTTTTACTTTGCAGtaattactattattttaattaatgacaGTTACTATACAGGCTTACAATACTTTTGCTTTCTCAATAAAATTTGAAGGTGAAGCAAAGATGCAGCCCACATTCATCTGGGGATAAGGGACAAAAGATTCACTCATTAACaatcttaatttttattgtatCCTATTAAAagatcttttttgttttgctgttgtttggtTTATTGTGTGGTTTCTTGCTCAGATCCATCAGGAACTCCACATTGTCTCCCTCACCACAGTGCCCCTTTCAATGCCAAAGAGATTTATTAAAAGTTGAATTACTGGCTGACACTCACATTTCCAGTATTAAAACATCTCATTCAGACTGATCATTTTTTCCTTGACTGTTTTTGCCCACTTTTATCCTTAGTCACTGATTTTAGAATGGCCTTTGCATCACAGCCCTATCCTGTGAACAGCAGAAAGGGATTTTGTAGGGAAGAACCACCTCATGTGATGTGTCTTCTGTATGGTGACAGCCTGAAAGTGCAGTCTTTGTTTAATTAACCAGAAACATaataaagacagaaattatTATCCACACAGGAAAATCTCTGAGAAATCTGAAGGGCCTATCTGCAATGGTATGATGTGATCTCCTAAGGCAGGTCATTCCTGCAccattaattagaaaataataaaatcagagTTAAATGTGAGTTATGCAcatgttttttcctcctgcaaaaCCTTTAAAGCCATTTTCCCATATCTCTTTGTAGTTTGTCTCCCCATCAATTTTTAATCCCTTAATTCAGGCAAGATCAGGCCCGAGACGATGAAAGGTGAAAACATAACaggttaaaatagaaatgcaaGTGCTCTGTAGGTCTTTCTTTACAGTTTGTTCTAACAGAACCAGAGAAAGATTGTGCTGTACCTAAATTGTGTTATACCTAAACTGTGTTGTACCTAAACAATGAGAAGAAAATTCCTGACTCCCACAATAGCAGTCAATACCCACCAGACCCTTTTCCTCTGGGAACACAGATAAAAACACTTCAGATTTGTGATGTGGCCTTTTCCAAAAACATTAACCACAGATTTCTCCTACTGGCAGCTGAgctactttattttatttcattcttctgtctcttcttccaGATGCTGTTGTCCTCTGGCACCTACACAGGTAGGGCTTTTCTTTCAGGGAGACTTACAGcctatgaagaaaaaaatggattatTGGAATAGAATATCATTTCAATAGAAGATCAATTCAAGACATTTTTGTATTCTTGAAAACAACTGCTACATCTGAAACATGCCTGGGGCAAATGTTATTTCCTGAGGTGCAAACTACATTATTTAGCAATTTTTTTGCATGTTACTGTGGAGATTATGTGGGATTATCTGTGTTCACTAGGTAATTCTTTCCTGGAATGGACCCCATCCAAAGAATGATAGCCTGGTCTCAGATATTAAATTGTGGTTTAGAGTTATTTATCAAATCTCTCTATTCTCCATGTGTGTTGGGTGTGTAGACAACTTTGTCCCATGGGATCAAAGATGGcaaagcaaatatatttatataaataaaatgaagtatttatttaatttatttcaatgaTTAAGCAAAATAACTTGATCAGAATTACTTGCTACATAGCACAGGTAGCCATAACTACTAGTATAGTATAGTGCACTAATTTTGAAGGAATAGAGAAGCAATTATATTAAATTTAGCAAAACAATAATTAAGTAGAGATTGATGTTACCCATGCGACAGCCATGAGAAaatctattttctatttttctcagCCTTGAGAAGTGACCTTAAGGGGCTTCCCTACTCAAGGGAGGGAAATTCACCCACCTTGGGGAGGTAAGCTAGAACTTCTCACCATGCAAAAGTGGGATTTCTACAGCATAACAGGGCTGGCTGCCAATCTGATACatttttagattttcttttgtCAGTTTTATTCAACTTTTCTGCTAAAAGAGGTGTTAGAACTTGTGGCACTTGTGATTCTCACTTCCATGTGAAAGCCtggccatccctgctgctcctgccctcagaTCAGGGAGTATCTATTTGGAAATGATAGAATTTACAAATACCTTTTCtaatgaattgttttaattaaattttccaaTTCCTTGTTTTAATTAATCACAACCAGTGTAATTTTCCACTCTGTCCTAGCCAACATTCAGCAAGGTTTGTCATAAGCTGCTACAGTGGGAACACAGCTTGGGAAAATTTCTGAAGCTTTAAGTTTTGCTAAAACCACTGTAATCAACCTTGATAAGTTTCAATGGTCTCAGAGCTGTAAAAGGGATTTCTTGCTGAAGCTGGACACAAGGAATGCAGGATTTATGAGCCATGAGGCCATTGTGCAGAACCCTGAGATAAAGAGGGAATTAACAAAGCCAATCCACTGTAATCCCATTGTCCTGGTTTCAGCCAgggtagagttaatttcttctttaatttcttctttagctgctgtggtttggatttggaATGAGAatggtgttgataacacactgaaGTTTTAGGTTTTGCTAAGTCATGTTTATCCTGAGTCAAGAACTTTTTGTTTCCTCGTCttctgctctgccagtgaggaggttccaaaaaataaaatgggagagaacacagctgggacaggtgacctgAATTGCCCAAAGGACACCCTAGAGCATCATGCCTGAAATATAAACTGTGAGGAATTGCCTAGAAAGGCAGCTGATCttggtttgggaagggattttgaTTGCTCTGGCATCAGTCAGCAGGTGGTGTGCAATTGCAGTTGCATTTGGCCCCTTTTCATTATCATTGTTAATTACTATTATTGTTGTACTtgactttattttcaaatattaaattgTTCTTGATTCAGCACACAAGTTTTACTTCAAATCTCCTCCCCCTTGCACCAGTGTGGTGGGGAAGAAGAGGTGGTTGAGCAAGCAGCTGCGTGGTGCTTGATTTCCATCTGGGTTTAAAACACGATACCTCTCTCTATCTGggaaaaagataataaaaatactgaaaatatgaATTGATTAGCATGAGAAGCAAGTCAATAATTAATACAAAACTAATTAATGAAGAGTATTATGCAATTTATAGCCAATGAACATTAATtgctaaaatgtataaatagcGCAAAGTTTTGAAAGAGCATGTGCATGTTTAGAGGAGCACTGTAATAAAGGAATGTGTGCTTTCTGATACTAAAAGTAGCATTAGAAACTTAATTTATCCTGATATTTTCAGTGACAATGTGATAGTTTGGTCAAGCTGCTCTCAGTGTTTTTAACACCAAAAACAGGAGACACTCCTTGCTCAATTCCTGGTGAGGTGTaaacagccagagctgctgtgtccctgctcagacagtgtcctgctgcagtggctcCCTGACAGcccatcccctcctgctctAAAAGCCTTTCCCACTCCTTAATAGGACACACTCCCTTCTCAGAGTGTGGAGATTCCTCCCTTGAGTGGGGACAGCCAGCCAGGTTTCACTTTGAGACTGAGAGAAATGTTCAGGGCCATTGGGAAGGGTGAGTAATGTCAGTCTCTacttcacatttatttttctacctTTAACATAATTGCTTCAATATTGCTTCCAAATACTGAGCTATATTAGTAGCAATAACTATCTACACAGTGGAATAAAGAATTCTAATTAAACCCTTTTTAGTCTAGCCACTAGCATCATGTAAATAAACCATTCCCTCATGTGTGAGAAGGCGTGTAGAAAACAAGGACACCTTTGCTAAAAACTGCAGCTATTGCTTCCAACTACTGAGCTGTATCAGTAGCAAAAACTATCTACACTGTGGATAGCTATTGTTACTAGTATAGCAATTATAAAGAATTACATAAAGAACAATAAAGTATTAATTATAATAAAGAATTCAAAGAATTAGTTATAATAAAGAATTATAATTAAATCCTTTTTAGTCTAGCCACTAGCATCATCATCCATGTAAATAAACCATTTCCTCATGTGTGAGAAGGCGTGTAGAAAACAAGGACACCTTTGCTAAAAACCGCAGCTATTGCTTCCACATACTGAGCTATATCAGCAGCAAAAACTATCTACACAGTGGATAGCTATTGCTACTAATAGAGCAATTATAAAGAATTATAAAGAATTAATTATAATAAAGAATTCTACTTAAACCCTTTTAGTCTAGCCACTAGCATCATCATCCATGTAAATAAACCATTCCCTCATGTGTGAGAAGGCGTGTAGAAAACAAGGACACCTTTGCTAAAAACCGCAGCGCTAATCTTCCATTCTGCTTCAGCCAGGGCCACAATCTGACTGCAGCACTCCTGGGGTGCTCTGAGTGCTTGTTTGACACGCATCTCTGGGCCATGGaaaccctcctcttcctcgttGGAGGCTGGCGGGTGCAGAGCACGAAGCGGCTGCGGAGATCGTAGCCCGGCTTCAGGGATcttctcagctccctcagcctggctctgggtggctcctgagcagccctgagcatGGCAGCTTTCCTCAAGCTGCTGTTGTTATCCACTGGGGCTTTGCCACGACGTGGAGGACTCGTTCTGCCCCTGTTCCTCCTGCCCAGAAAGAGGTGGTGATGGTGTGTGCGCTGCACCGAGCGGCCGCGGCgctcccagccccggctcctctgctccctccaccTCAGTGGGCTTTGCTGCTTCAAGCTGGTGCTGGAGGGCTTTGGGACTGCTCTGTGGGCATGGTCATGACATGGAGGATTTGTtgcctgcctcctcctcctcctcctcctcctcctcctgggtgagggctctgtgtgcagcacaaAGCGGCTGCGGAGGTTGTAGCCGCCCCGCACGGATCTGCTCatctctctgtgcctcagcagggtttgctcctgggcagccctgggggcaccAGCCCACTGCAGGCTCCTCCTGGAAGGCCCTgaagctgcagcatccctgggagaTGAATGGCCATTGCTGGCAGGGTttgttctcctccctgctgaggGGTCACAGTCCATGGTGTCCACCAAGCAGCTGTGGCCATCCCACATCTGGGACCTGCTCCAGGCCTGCTCCATGCCAGCATCCTCCACCTCCAGCACTGTGTCCTGCAAAGAGAGCTGTGCAGAGTTCCTGCCCTCCTCTCCTGAAAGGGCCAGAGTCAGTGGGGAACACCCAGAAGTTCTGGGAGGGGACATTTCAGAGCCTCCCAAAGGTTCTTCTGGAGGCTGCCAAGGACAAATGGCCAAAGGTGCACAAATGGGATGGATCTGGGTGGGGTGTTTGAGACGAAGCAGCATTGTGGCTGTGAAGAAtgctgcagggtgggaggaaaaaaagcagaaatgctgagatCTGTCAGAACCCAGCAAATTCCTctggagggctccagcccctgcccagggggctcagagaccttggcacagagcccaagacccctgtgcctttgatttagcccttggaaaaaaacattaccaacctttatatgaagaatt contains:
- the LOC135458541 gene encoding ubiquitin carboxyl-terminal hydrolase 36-like isoform X1 encodes the protein MMCIMESHVNKVLHTPVSAILPLAVLKVFRRIGEHFQPGREEDAHDFLCCTVNAMQRACLSASNDLDLSSQSTTIVYQIFGGFLRSRVTCFSCEAISDSYEAFLDVPLDIKAASSLTAALEEFVTPEHLDGDNCFKCDKCKKNVAASKRFTVHRAPKILTVCLKRFDCFNGGKISKVVEYPEFLDLRPYMSQADGEPLQYSLYAVLVHSGVSCQGGHYFCYTKASNGLWYEMDDESVELRCIDTALRQQAYLLFYARCSDLKIGERAASSSLTPPHAPSFLSHWAGSSKKVASIGPQGLPGRRKLSLQDTVLEVEDAGMEQAWSRSQMWDGHSCLVDTMDCDPSAGRRTNPASNGHSSPRDAAASGPSRRSLQWAGAPRAAQEQTLLRHREMSRSVRGGYNLRSRFVLHTEPSPRRRRRRRRRRQATNPPCHDHAHRAVPKPSSTSLKQQSPLRWREQRSRGWERRGRSVQRTHHHHLFLGRRNRGRTSPPRRGKAPVDNNSSLRKAAMLRAAQEPPRARLRELRRSLKPGYDLRSRFVLCTRQPPTRKRRVSMAQRCVSNKHSEHPRSAAVRLWPWLKQNGRLALRFLAKVSLFSTRLLTHEGMVYLHG
- the LOC135458541 gene encoding ubiquitin carboxyl-terminal hydrolase 36-like isoform X2; amino-acid sequence: MMCIMESHVNKVLHTPVSAILPLAVLKVFRRIGEHFQPGREEDAHDFLCCTVNAMQRACLSASNDLDLSSQSTTIVYQIFGGFLRSRVTCFSCEAISDSYEAFLDVPLDIKAASSLTAALEEFVTPEHLDGDNCFKCDKCKKNVAASKRFTVHRAPKILTVCLKRFDCFNGGKISKVVEYPEFLDLRPYMSQADGEPLQYSLYAVLVHSGVSCQGGHYFCYTKASNGLWYEMDDESVELRCIDTALRQQAYLLFYARCSDLKIGERAASSSLTPPHAPSFLSHWAGSSKKVASIGPQGLPGRRKDTVLEVEDAGMEQAWSRSQMWDGHSCLVDTMDCDPSAGRRTNPASNGHSSPRDAAASGPSRRSLQWAGAPRAAQEQTLLRHREMSRSVRGGYNLRSRFVLHTEPSPRRRRRRRRRRQATNPPCHDHAHRAVPKPSSTSLKQQSPLRWREQRSRGWERRGRSVQRTHHHHLFLGRRNRGRTSPPRRGKAPVDNNSSLRKAAMLRAAQEPPRARLRELRRSLKPGYDLRSRFVLCTRQPPTRKRRVSMAQRCVSNKHSEHPRSAAVRLWPWLKQNGRLALRFLAKVSLFSTRLLTHEGMVYLHG